The proteins below come from a single Zhouia spongiae genomic window:
- a CDS encoding carboxypeptidase-like regulatory domain-containing protein, translated as MNENYMERYPLTYRELLFVLMMFVGLQLKSQNVKGRLLDNKTLAPLGNVIVKVQGHSLQTKSNEDGRFFLKSIRHGQQVLIFKTSDYSTAKYPLTISNNSDFDLGDLLLERDMTRDFQDNIIFLSGDELSGEGFDIEASPRLLQASKDVYLNRVSFDFSQVFFKVRGYDSREGTVLINGLPMNRFYNGRPQWNNWGGLNDVTRDQEFTMGLLPASSTFGGLLGATNIIVRPSTFRKGLRLSSSLSGRTYTGRFMATYNSGKQEGKLSYSLSASRRWAKEGFMDGTLYDAYSLFASVELGIDDHQSVVLTGVYAPNNRGGSAPVTREVFDLLGRAYNPYWGFQDGKIRNARTRKIDEPFFMINHFLETKKIRFNTGVAYQFGSYAKGRLGYYNAPNPDPVYYRYLPSFYINSPSGANFENANIAKEYLLQSPQIDWPELYSANLNPGNEGKSAYVQYDDRIDMNKIIVASNAKIQITDHFSIDLGGTYRGLNSENYAVVGDLLGGDFMKI; from the coding sequence TTGAATGAAAATTATATGGAGCGTTATCCGTTAACATACAGGGAGTTATTGTTTGTTTTGATGATGTTTGTTGGGTTGCAGCTGAAGAGTCAAAATGTGAAAGGAAGATTGTTGGACAATAAGACGTTAGCACCTTTGGGTAACGTGATCGTAAAGGTTCAAGGGCATTCATTACAAACCAAAAGCAATGAGGATGGCAGGTTTTTTCTTAAGAGTATACGTCATGGGCAACAAGTTTTAATTTTTAAAACGAGTGATTATTCAACGGCTAAATATCCTTTAACCATAAGTAATAATTCTGATTTTGACCTGGGAGATTTGTTGTTGGAGCGGGATATGACCCGGGATTTTCAGGATAATATTATTTTTCTTTCCGGAGATGAACTTTCAGGAGAAGGATTTGACATAGAGGCTTCACCCAGGTTGCTACAAGCCAGTAAAGATGTTTATTTAAACAGGGTCTCCTTTGATTTTAGCCAGGTGTTTTTTAAAGTGCGTGGTTATGATTCGAGAGAGGGTACGGTGCTTATAAATGGGCTGCCGATGAATAGGTTTTACAATGGAAGGCCGCAATGGAATAACTGGGGCGGCCTGAATGACGTAACCAGGGATCAGGAGTTTACAATGGGATTGCTACCAGCATCATCCACCTTTGGAGGGTTGCTGGGGGCTACAAATATTATTGTCAGGCCTTCCACATTTCGAAAAGGTTTAAGACTGTCGTCCTCATTGTCGGGAAGGACGTATACGGGGAGGTTTATGGCAACATATAATTCAGGAAAACAAGAGGGTAAATTGTCATATAGCCTGTCGGCATCCAGGCGATGGGCAAAGGAGGGTTTTATGGATGGTACATTGTATGATGCTTATTCGCTTTTCGCAAGTGTCGAGTTAGGGATAGACGACCATCAAAGTGTTGTCTTGACAGGGGTGTATGCTCCGAATAATAGAGGGGGTTCAGCACCGGTTACCAGGGAGGTTTTTGATCTCCTGGGGAGGGCATATAATCCATATTGGGGCTTTCAGGACGGAAAAATAAGGAACGCCAGGACAAGAAAGATTGACGAACCTTTTTTTATGATAAATCACTTTCTGGAAACAAAAAAGATCAGGTTTAATACGGGTGTGGCTTATCAGTTCGGGAGCTATGCCAAAGGGCGCTTGGGTTACTATAATGCTCCAAACCCGGATCCGGTGTATTATCGTTATTTGCCAAGCTTTTATATAAACAGTCCCTCAGGAGCGAATTTTGAAAACGCTAATATAGCCAAGGAATACCTTTTACAATCACCACAGATTGATTGGCCGGAGCTTTATTCAGCAAATCTAAACCCGGGTAATGAAGGTAAATCGGCTTATGTTCAATACGACGACAGGATCGACATGAATAAAATTATCGTGGCCTCGAATGCAAAGATCCAAATAACAGATCATTTTAGTATTGATCTGGGAGGCACTTACCGGGGGCTGAATTCTGAAAATTATGCTGTTGTAGGTGACCTTCTGGGAGGAGATTTTATGAAGATATAG
- a CDS encoding TonB-dependent receptor, with amino-acid sequence MNSDPKRTEGDRFNYNYRINASELSAFIQPRIMYDDLDVFLSGSFTQTGYQRDGLFLNERFENNSLGKSEKKAFTNFAAKTGLLYRFTGRHMVMLNGAYIKKAPALQNSFINPRENNEPVSGLTSETITATTMSYLMSLEKLKARLTGYYTKFEDLTEVNFFYYEGGVGSDFVQEAVTGIDKLHYGGELALEYQISPGVKLSAVAGYGNFSFNDDAHVTINFDTSGRDEEGIHPDGFLALGKSDIKGYKLAAGPQKVYSLGIEYRDPEYWWVRLTGNFLGANYIDISTITRTDSFYLDPGTGESFPGATDEAVARLLKQEKLDDVYLLNLVGGKSWLYKGKYISLFASINNVFDGLFRTGGFEQSRNGNFGQMAQDNLRGTPSFGPKYWYGYGRTYFINLSISL; translated from the coding sequence TTGAATAGCGATCCCAAAAGGACAGAAGGTGACAGGTTTAATTATAACTACCGTATCAATGCCAGTGAGCTAAGTGCATTTATACAACCCCGTATTATGTACGATGATTTGGATGTGTTTCTGTCAGGTTCTTTTACTCAGACCGGTTATCAGAGGGACGGATTGTTTTTAAACGAACGTTTTGAAAATAACTCGTTGGGTAAAAGCGAGAAAAAGGCTTTTACAAATTTTGCAGCTAAAACGGGCTTGCTTTATAGGTTTACAGGAAGACATATGGTGATGCTTAACGGAGCATATATTAAAAAAGCTCCTGCACTTCAAAATTCATTTATCAATCCCCGGGAAAATAATGAACCGGTATCGGGGTTGACTTCAGAAACAATAACAGCGACAACGATGAGCTATTTAATGTCGCTTGAAAAATTGAAAGCGCGGCTTACCGGTTACTATACTAAATTTGAAGATCTTACCGAGGTGAATTTCTTTTATTACGAAGGAGGCGTGGGGAGTGATTTTGTACAGGAGGCAGTAACAGGTATCGATAAGTTGCATTATGGAGGTGAACTGGCTTTGGAGTATCAAATCTCTCCAGGTGTTAAGCTGTCAGCAGTGGCAGGCTATGGTAATTTTTCTTTTAATGATGATGCTCATGTGACAATCAACTTCGATACTTCCGGAAGGGATGAAGAAGGAATACATCCCGATGGTTTCTTAGCCTTGGGGAAATCTGATATCAAAGGATATAAATTGGCTGCGGGACCCCAGAAGGTTTATTCTTTAGGGATCGAATATCGAGATCCTGAATATTGGTGGGTGCGTTTGACCGGTAATTTTTTGGGAGCTAATTATATCGATATATCAACAATTACAAGAACAGACAGTTTTTACCTGGATCCCGGGACAGGTGAGTCATTTCCGGGGGCTACTGATGAGGCAGTAGCACGATTATTGAAACAGGAGAAACTTGATGATGTGTATTTGTTAAACCTGGTAGGTGGAAAATCGTGGCTATATAAAGGTAAATATATCAGTTTGTTTGCCAGTATCAATAATGTGTTTGACGGACTGTTTCGTACAGGTGGTTTTGAGCAGAGCCGGAACGGAAATTTTGGCCAGATGGCTCAGGATAATTTAAGGGGAACACCGTCTTTCGGACCTAAATACTGGTATGGGTACGGAAGAACCTATTTTATCAATTTGTCAATCAGCCTATAA
- a CDS encoding DUF5689 domain-containing protein, translated as MRKIMTPVFFILISVLSCVKTGGYDQVSSCVREENIEPNADFADVKALYSGEIVQIHQELIVEGYVNSSDKAGNIYGALYIQDNLVNPTEGIEIDIDVRDYHLWYPAGQKVIVKLKGLYLDEVSGVFKVGGIFKSSFGSVSVGRLPKPAVSEHLFVSCNDPGVIQPTITSIPELNDRMINTLIVINDLEIAEEVQDSMYARPLETTERLLIDCEGKAVSMRNSGYSDFQSEILPKGGGSVTAVLSKYQNKYQLYIRDLDDMDFNGDKLDCGYVTESDQIIISEIADPENNSPAVNARFIELTNIGEVDVNLSGWELRRYTNANSDYSSSVDLTGIIIQPETSVVIAADAGDFLSVYGFSPDIEGGSSSAGASNGDDNMVLVDALGARVDVFGVPGEDGTGTTHDFEDGKALRNLNVIKSNVVYDPSEWTIISPQTAPADFSPGQRN; from the coding sequence ATGAGAAAAATAATGACCCCGGTATTTTTTATTTTAATAAGCGTGCTTTCATGTGTTAAAACAGGGGGGTATGACCAGGTAAGTAGTTGTGTCAGGGAAGAAAATATAGAGCCTAATGCAGACTTTGCAGATGTAAAAGCATTATATTCAGGGGAGATAGTCCAGATTCATCAAGAGTTGATCGTAGAAGGTTATGTGAATTCAAGTGATAAGGCAGGAAATATTTATGGAGCATTATACATCCAGGATAACCTTGTAAATCCGACTGAAGGAATTGAAATAGATATCGATGTCAGGGACTATCATTTATGGTATCCGGCAGGGCAGAAAGTAATTGTTAAGTTAAAAGGTCTTTATCTTGATGAGGTAAGCGGGGTTTTTAAGGTAGGAGGCATTTTTAAAAGTTCCTTCGGTTCTGTTTCCGTTGGCAGGTTGCCCAAACCTGCGGTTTCAGAACATTTGTTCGTTTCGTGTAATGACCCTGGTGTTATTCAGCCTACGATAACGAGCATTCCCGAATTGAATGATCGTATGATAAATACACTGATCGTAATAAATGATCTGGAAATTGCAGAAGAGGTTCAGGATTCTATGTATGCCAGGCCTCTTGAAACGACTGAACGACTTTTAATCGATTGCGAAGGAAAGGCCGTTTCTATGAGGAATAGTGGCTATTCAGATTTTCAATCGGAAATTTTACCTAAAGGAGGGGGGAGTGTTACTGCTGTTTTAAGTAAGTATCAGAATAAATATCAGTTATACATAAGAGATTTAGATGATATGGATTTTAACGGTGATAAGCTTGATTGTGGTTATGTTACCGAAAGTGATCAGATTATTATATCAGAAATCGCTGATCCTGAAAATAACAGCCCGGCTGTTAATGCCAGGTTTATTGAGCTAACCAACATAGGGGAGGTAGATGTGAACTTGTCTGGCTGGGAATTACGAAGGTATACGAATGCCAATTCGGATTATTCGTCTTCTGTAGATTTGACAGGGATTATCATTCAGCCGGAAACTTCAGTTGTAATTGCCGCAGATGCCGGTGATTTCTTGTCTGTTTATGGTTTTAGTCCTGATATTGAAGGTGGAAGCAGTAGTGCGGGAGCTTCAAACGGTGATGATAATATGGTGTTAGTAGATGCTTTGGGTGCAAGGGTAGATGTCTTTGGAGTTCCGGGAGAGGATGGTACAGGGACAACCCATGATTTTGAAGATGGAAAAGCTTTGAGGAATTTAAATGTTATAAAATCCAATGTTGTATACGATCCGTCTGAATGGACAATAATAAGTCCTCAAACAGCACCTGCAGATTTTTCACCGGGACAGCGGAATTAA
- a CDS encoding nitrilase family protein, giving the protein MSQDTLRIALVQTHLLWENPKGNRSILSRKIARIDRETDLILLPEMFPSGFTMHPASVAERMDGETVFWLKKLAAEKGAAISGSIVVRKAGLFYNRLVFVHPDGSLDYYDKRHAFTLAGEDLVYQKGEEKIIIEYKGWKLCPQICYDLRFPVWARNTEGYDLLFYVANWPEVRIGAWDVLLRARAIENMSYVIGVNRVGLDGNGYNHTGHSAVYDALGRQLTFGDKEEVLYATLSKSKNNRLREKFRFLNDRDHFILE; this is encoded by the coding sequence ATGAGTCAGGACACCTTAAGAATAGCACTGGTGCAAACCCATTTGCTATGGGAAAACCCCAAAGGCAACAGAAGTATTTTATCAAGGAAGATAGCGCGGATTGACAGGGAAACAGACCTGATCCTGTTGCCTGAAATGTTCCCTTCCGGTTTTACGATGCATCCGGCTTCTGTAGCAGAAAGAATGGATGGAGAGACAGTCTTCTGGTTGAAGAAGCTTGCAGCTGAAAAAGGGGCAGCCATTTCAGGGAGTATTGTAGTCCGGAAAGCGGGTCTGTTTTACAACAGGCTGGTTTTTGTTCACCCGGACGGAAGCCTGGATTATTACGATAAGCGACATGCTTTTACTTTGGCAGGTGAAGACCTTGTATACCAAAAAGGAGAAGAAAAAATTATAATTGAGTATAAAGGATGGAAGTTATGTCCCCAAATTTGTTATGACTTACGTTTTCCGGTATGGGCCCGAAATACGGAGGGTTACGACCTGTTGTTTTATGTGGCAAACTGGCCGGAAGTGAGAATAGGTGCCTGGGACGTATTATTGAGGGCGAGAGCTATTGAAAACATGAGTTATGTGATCGGGGTGAACCGGGTGGGGCTTGATGGTAACGGTTACAATCATACAGGGCATTCTGCTGTTTATGATGCCCTGGGGCGACAGTTGACGTTTGGCGATAAAGAAGAAGTCCTGTATGCTACTTTAAGCAAGAGTAAAAACAATAGGCTTAGGGAAAAGTTCAGATTTTTAAATGACCGGGACCATTTTATTCTAGAATAA
- a CDS encoding Ig-like domain-containing protein: MKNKFFSICFCTAILLSLINCAKRSTPTGGEKDMTPPVMVSSTPEPFTTNFSDDEIKITFDEYIKLKDIQKQLIISPPLKYQPIITPQGSASKYIKIKINDTLRENTTYVFNFGQSITDNNEGNPYSYFNYIFSTGDYIDSLTVDGYITDARLKEPDNFVSVMLYEVDSTYTDSTIYKKPPTYITNTLDSLTTFKLTNLKAGKYALIAMKDEAGNYVFNQKTDKIAFISDHITIPTDSVFKLNLFKEIPDYKASRPSEATGNRILFGYEGNPDSMKIDLLSDTPEGFDYRITKDLEKDTLNYWYTPFEKDSLVFTVTNKKQIDTFTVKTRKTETDSLTLKPTLSGNLGYYQPFGIQSSTPIESIDTTLITIVNKDSLAIGFKHSIDKKLNQVNIHWKVDPNEQYNIVAMPGAIKDFYGNSNDTLNYNATTKSLADLGSIRVTVKNVKEFPIIVQLTDQKGDVKFEKYAETQQTLFEFMNIDPGKYYIRVIHDTNKNGIWDTGSYLKKIQPEKISYFPGDIDLRSNWELEQEFILE, encoded by the coding sequence ATGAAAAACAAGTTTTTTAGTATTTGTTTCTGTACGGCAATTCTTTTAAGTTTAATCAATTGTGCAAAAAGAAGCACTCCAACAGGCGGTGAAAAAGACATGACTCCTCCGGTAATGGTCAGCTCCACTCCTGAACCTTTTACTACCAATTTCAGTGATGATGAAATAAAAATCACTTTTGATGAATATATCAAATTAAAAGATATCCAGAAGCAACTGATTATTTCCCCTCCTTTAAAATATCAGCCTATAATCACACCCCAAGGCAGCGCAAGCAAGTACATAAAGATCAAAATAAACGATACCCTAAGAGAAAATACCACTTATGTATTTAACTTCGGACAAAGTATCACCGATAACAATGAAGGAAACCCTTACTCCTATTTCAACTATATTTTCTCTACAGGCGATTATATCGACTCACTAACGGTCGACGGCTACATTACAGATGCCCGGCTCAAAGAACCAGACAATTTTGTGTCTGTTATGCTTTACGAGGTAGACTCAACATACACAGACTCTACCATCTATAAGAAACCGCCCACTTATATTACAAACACGCTTGACAGCTTGACAACTTTCAAACTCACCAACCTGAAAGCAGGAAAATACGCTTTGATCGCAATGAAAGACGAAGCCGGCAACTATGTCTTCAATCAAAAAACCGATAAAATAGCCTTTATTTCTGATCATATTACCATACCTACAGATTCGGTCTTTAAATTAAACCTGTTTAAAGAAATCCCCGATTATAAGGCTTCCAGACCTTCAGAAGCTACCGGAAATCGCATTTTATTTGGTTATGAAGGGAACCCCGACAGTATGAAAATCGATTTATTATCCGATACTCCGGAAGGATTCGATTACAGGATCACAAAAGACCTCGAAAAAGACACCTTAAATTATTGGTACACTCCGTTTGAAAAAGACTCCCTCGTTTTTACCGTTACCAACAAAAAGCAAATAGACACTTTTACCGTTAAAACCCGTAAAACAGAAACAGACTCTCTGACCTTAAAACCCACACTCAGCGGAAATCTGGGGTATTACCAACCTTTCGGGATTCAATCGAGCACCCCGATCGAAAGTATTGACACCACCCTGATTACCATTGTTAACAAGGACAGTTTAGCTATCGGGTTCAAGCATTCTATAGACAAAAAACTTAACCAGGTAAACATCCATTGGAAAGTAGATCCTAACGAACAATACAACATTGTGGCCATGCCCGGTGCCATCAAAGATTTTTACGGAAATTCAAACGATACCCTAAACTACAATGCTACAACTAAAAGCTTAGCAGACCTTGGAAGCATCAGGGTGACTGTGAAAAATGTAAAAGAATTTCCTATTATTGTTCAACTCACTGACCAGAAAGGGGATGTTAAATTCGAAAAATATGCCGAAACACAACAAACTCTTTTCGAATTTATGAACATCGACCCTGGCAAATACTACATCAGGGTGATCCATGACACCAATAAAAATGGTATTTGGGACACCGGGAGTTACCTGAAGAAAATCCAGCCCGAAAAGATCAGTTATTTTCCCGGGGATATAGACCTCCGTTCTAACTGGGAACTGGAACAAGAGTTTATTCTAGAATAA
- a CDS encoding ComF family protein: MLKVFYGRIRPQHACALLQFHKKGIVQQLIHHLKYRRQEQIGEFLGAWMGSELKTIHNYQTIDYVIPVPLHPKKLKKRGYNQVNRFAQTIAKAIHAEFRNDILLKTNHSTTQTIKNRLKRWQDLETTYKVVNPEILNRKHLLIADDIITTGATIEACVKELQHHADCSISIASMAITI, from the coding sequence GTGTTAAAAGTTTTTTACGGAAGGATCAGGCCTCAACATGCATGCGCACTATTACAATTTCATAAAAAGGGGATTGTCCAGCAACTCATCCATCACTTGAAATACAGAAGGCAAGAGCAAATCGGAGAATTTCTGGGAGCCTGGATGGGAAGCGAGTTAAAAACCATACACAACTACCAAACCATTGACTATGTTATTCCGGTCCCACTCCATCCGAAAAAACTCAAAAAAAGAGGATACAATCAGGTGAACAGATTTGCCCAAACAATTGCCAAAGCAATTCATGCAGAATTCCGGAACGACATCCTTTTAAAAACAAATCATTCCACAACCCAGACTATAAAGAACCGGCTAAAAAGATGGCAGGATCTCGAAACAACCTACAAGGTCGTTAATCCTGAAATCCTGAACAGGAAACACCTTTTAATTGCAGACGACATTATTACCACCGGGGCTACCATTGAAGCTTGTGTAAAAGAATTGCAACACCATGCCGATTGCAGCATCAGCATAGCCTCAATGGCAATTACCATTTAA
- a CDS encoding glycine--tRNA ligase has product MANQDEHFKKVISHAKEYGYVFPSSEIYDGLSAVYDYGQNGVELKKNIRDYWWKAMVQMNDNIVGIDAAIFMHPTTWKASGHVDAFNDPLIDNKDSKKRYRADVLIEDYVAKIEAKIDKEVAKAEKRFGDAFDKEQFLATNPRVLGYKEKGGEIIKRMASSLEKEDLADVKALIEELGIADPETGSKNWTDVKQFNLMFGTKLGASADSAMDLYLRPETAQGIFANFTNVQKTGRMKIPFGIAQTGKAFRNEIVARQFIFRMREFEQMEMQFFIKPGTQKEWYEHWKEARLKWHLSLGLGEDNYRFHDHEKLAHYADAAADIEFKFPFGFKELEGIHSRTDFDLGSHEKFSGKKLQYFDPEENKSYVPYVLETSIGLDRMFLAVFSKALQEETLENDTTRTVLRIPAVLAPTKAAVLPLVKKDGLPEIARKIVGDLQWDFMVAYDEKDAVGRRYRRQDAVGTPFCITVDHQTKEDNTVTIRHRDTMEQKRVAINELGAIIKEEVDVRNWLKKIGL; this is encoded by the coding sequence ATGGCAAATCAAGATGAACATTTTAAGAAGGTTATATCTCATGCAAAAGAATACGGATATGTATTCCCTTCTAGCGAAATTTACGACGGATTAAGCGCTGTATACGATTACGGACAGAATGGTGTAGAGCTTAAAAAGAATATCAGGGATTATTGGTGGAAAGCCATGGTCCAGATGAATGATAACATTGTGGGGATAGATGCTGCCATATTTATGCATCCTACCACATGGAAAGCTTCGGGCCACGTCGATGCATTCAATGATCCGCTTATCGATAATAAAGATTCAAAAAAGCGCTACAGGGCTGATGTACTGATCGAGGATTACGTTGCTAAGATAGAGGCCAAGATTGATAAAGAAGTGGCCAAAGCTGAAAAGCGTTTTGGCGATGCTTTTGATAAGGAGCAGTTTTTAGCGACTAACCCCAGGGTGCTTGGGTATAAAGAAAAAGGCGGAGAAATAATTAAAAGGATGGCATCTTCTTTGGAAAAAGAAGATTTAGCAGATGTTAAGGCCCTGATTGAGGAACTCGGTATCGCTGACCCTGAAACAGGAAGTAAGAACTGGACCGACGTAAAGCAATTTAACTTAATGTTCGGAACTAAACTGGGAGCTTCTGCCGACAGTGCGATGGATTTGTACTTAAGACCGGAAACGGCACAAGGTATTTTTGCCAATTTTACCAATGTTCAAAAAACGGGCCGAATGAAAATCCCGTTTGGAATAGCACAAACCGGAAAAGCTTTCAGGAATGAGATCGTTGCACGTCAGTTTATTTTCCGAATGAGAGAATTTGAACAAATGGAGATGCAGTTCTTTATAAAACCGGGAACGCAGAAGGAGTGGTATGAACACTGGAAAGAAGCACGTCTTAAGTGGCACCTTTCGCTGGGGCTTGGAGAGGATAACTATCGATTCCACGATCATGAAAAGCTGGCTCATTATGCTGATGCAGCAGCCGATATAGAATTTAAATTTCCTTTCGGGTTCAAAGAACTTGAGGGAATCCATTCAAGAACGGATTTTGACCTTGGAAGTCACGAGAAATTTTCAGGAAAGAAGTTGCAATATTTTGACCCGGAAGAGAATAAGAGTTATGTACCTTATGTATTGGAGACCTCCATTGGTTTAGACAGGATGTTCCTGGCTGTTTTCTCCAAAGCCCTCCAGGAAGAGACTCTGGAGAATGATACGACAAGAACGGTATTGAGAATCCCGGCTGTTTTAGCGCCGACAAAAGCTGCTGTGCTGCCATTGGTTAAAAAAGACGGCTTGCCGGAGATAGCCCGCAAGATTGTCGGTGATCTGCAATGGGACTTTATGGTGGCTTATGATGAAAAGGATGCTGTTGGCAGACGTTACAGAAGACAGGATGCTGTGGGTACACCGTTTTGTATAACGGTAGATCACCAAACCAAAGAAGACAATACGGTGACTATCCGTCATCGCGATACTATGGAGCAGAAGCGGGTTGCCATAAACGAGCTGGGGGCGATCATAAAGGAAGAGGTGGATGTCCGTAACTGGTTAAAGAAAATAGGTTTGTAA
- a CDS encoding uroporphyrinogen-III synthase gives MKVKTILVSQPEPKVENSPYSQLVEKQKVKIDFRPFIHVEGVNAKDVRQQKIDLSQFTAIIFTSRNAVDHFFRIAEEMRHKVPDSMKYFCQSEAVAYYLQKYVVYRKRKIYVGKRNFPDLAPLIKKYKDEKFLLPSSDVLKPVVPETLDELKINWKRAILYKTVVSDLSDLKDVYYDILAFYSPSGIESLFKNFPDFKQNQTRIAVFGNTTQKAAEEHGLRIDIMAPTPDTPSMTMALEKYIVEVNKGK, from the coding sequence ATGAAAGTTAAAACAATTTTGGTTTCTCAGCCTGAGCCCAAAGTAGAAAACTCACCTTATTCCCAGTTGGTTGAAAAGCAAAAGGTGAAAATAGATTTCAGACCTTTTATTCATGTTGAGGGAGTTAATGCTAAAGATGTAAGACAACAAAAAATCGATCTGTCCCAGTTTACCGCAATTATCTTCACGAGTAGAAATGCTGTTGATCATTTTTTCAGAATCGCAGAAGAAATGAGACACAAAGTTCCGGATTCGATGAAGTATTTCTGTCAATCGGAAGCGGTAGCGTATTACCTCCAGAAATACGTTGTATACAGAAAAAGGAAAATCTATGTCGGCAAGAGAAACTTTCCGGATCTTGCGCCATTGATTAAGAAATATAAAGACGAGAAGTTTCTTCTTCCGTCATCTGACGTACTTAAACCTGTTGTTCCGGAAACACTTGATGAATTAAAAATAAACTGGAAACGGGCAATTCTATATAAAACCGTAGTAAGCGACCTGTCGGATCTAAAAGATGTTTATTACGACATTTTAGCATTCTACAGTCCTTCTGGTATTGAATCGCTGTTTAAGAACTTCCCCGATTTTAAACAAAACCAGACCCGCATTGCTGTTTTTGGCAACACTACTCAGAAAGCAGCTGAAGAACACGGGTTAAGGATCGACATCATGGCTCCCACACCTGATACGCCGTCAATGACAATGGCTCTGGAAAAATATATCGTAGAAGTCAACAAAGGAAAATAG
- a CDS encoding DUF4271 domain-containing protein, which translates to MESVLRHITDLTTESFLLIGCLVLMTLARLTDEARFPMFINIFFSEKYFKLYGKEKNATLHWFNILLLLVQVITLGFLLKLSINYFQLPVNTNILTLTAFILLIILFKFYLEKTIANIFDINAMVESYHFEKLSFLNLNCLLCLPLITILTYNNLSNGFLLFSTISLFILLNVISFILILKNHQKIIRLNLFYFILYLCALEIAPFLILGKVLSGSI; encoded by the coding sequence ATGGAAAGTGTTTTAAGACATATAACCGATCTCACCACAGAAAGCTTTTTACTTATCGGATGTCTTGTTCTGATGACCCTGGCCAGGCTCACGGATGAAGCAAGGTTCCCTATGTTTATAAATATCTTTTTCTCTGAAAAATATTTTAAACTCTACGGCAAAGAGAAGAATGCAACCCTTCATTGGTTTAATATCCTCCTGTTGCTCGTTCAGGTGATTACTCTCGGATTTCTGCTTAAACTGTCCATAAACTATTTTCAATTACCCGTAAACACCAATATCCTTACCCTTACGGCTTTTATTTTATTAATCATTTTATTTAAGTTCTATCTGGAAAAAACCATCGCCAATATTTTTGACATCAACGCTATGGTTGAAAGTTATCATTTTGAGAAACTGAGCTTCCTGAACCTTAACTGCCTGCTCTGCCTTCCTTTAATTACAATACTGACTTACAACAATTTAAGTAACGGATTTTTGTTATTCTCAACAATTTCACTATTTATATTACTAAATGTTATTTCTTTTATTTTAATATTAAAAAATCATCAAAAGATTATTCGTCTTAACTTGTTTTATTTTATTTTGTATCTTTGCGCGCTAGAAATAGCTCCCTTTTTAATACTTGGAAAAGTATTATCAGGAAGCATCTAA